A single region of the Pseudomonas sp. GGS8 genome encodes:
- a CDS encoding NAD(P)H nitroreductase, whose amino-acid sequence MQALDALLNRVSVPRLLDPAPTAEQREVLFAAAMRAPDHGHLQPWRFLTVEGAAREQMGELLAEAAKLQDSEVSEAALDKARNGPLRAPLVVVVIARLQDHVKYPKSEQRLAAGCAAHGILLAAYAQGIGAVWRTGELAYSPHVAKGLGLAEGEEVIAFLYLGTPQKEPRVAEKVDLAEFVSAWPGSH is encoded by the coding sequence ATGCAGGCTCTCGACGCTTTGCTCAACCGTGTTTCCGTTCCACGACTGCTCGATCCGGCGCCCACTGCCGAGCAACGCGAAGTGCTGTTTGCCGCCGCGATGCGCGCGCCAGACCACGGCCATTTGCAGCCTTGGCGCTTCTTGACAGTCGAAGGCGCGGCGCGCGAGCAAATGGGCGAGTTACTGGCCGAAGCGGCGAAGCTGCAAGACAGCGAGGTGTCGGAAGCCGCGCTGGACAAGGCCCGTAACGGTCCGTTGCGTGCACCGCTGGTGGTTGTGGTGATCGCGCGATTGCAGGATCACGTCAAATACCCCAAGTCCGAGCAACGGTTGGCGGCAGGCTGTGCGGCTCATGGAATTTTGCTGGCCGCTTACGCGCAAGGCATTGGTGCGGTATGGCGCACCGGTGAGCTGGCCTATTCGCCGCATGTAGCCAAAGGGTTGGGCCTGGCGGAAGGGGAGGAGGTGATTGCGTTCCTTTATCTCGGTACGCCGCAGAAAGAACCGCGTGTGGCGGAGAAGGTTGATCTGGCCGAGTTTGTCAGCGCCTGGCCGGGTAGTCACTGA
- a CDS encoding TrkH family potassium uptake protein — MALPTLRIIGFIIGIFLITLAISMVVPMATLVIFEHTSDLPSFLWASMITFVAGLALVIPGRPEHIHLRPRDMYLLTVSSWLVVCIFAALPFLLTQHISYTDSFFESMSGITATGSTVLTGLDTMSPGILIWRSLLHWIGGIGFIGMAVAILPLLRIGGMRLFQTESSDRSEKVMPRSHMVARLIVATYVGITIFGSLAFWWAGMSPFDAINHAMSAISTGGFSTSDQSLAKWPEPAVHWVAIIIMILGALPFTLYVATLRGNRRALIKDEQVQGLLGMLLVTWLVLGTWYWWTTQLHWLEALRHVALNVTSVVTTTGFALGDYSLWGNFSLMLFFYLGFVGGCSGSTAGGIKIFRFQVAYILLKANLNQLIHPRAVIKQKYNGHRLDEEIVRSILTFSFFFAITICVIALLLSLLGVDWMTALTGAASTVSGVGPGLGETIGPAGNFASLPDAAKWILSFGMLLGRLEIITVFVLCIPAFWRH, encoded by the coding sequence ATGGCGTTGCCGACCTTACGGATCATTGGTTTCATCATCGGCATCTTCCTGATCACGTTGGCAATTTCCATGGTCGTGCCGATGGCCACCCTGGTGATTTTCGAGCACACCAGCGACCTGCCATCGTTCCTCTGGGCCAGCATGATTACCTTTGTCGCCGGCCTGGCCCTGGTGATTCCGGGGCGCCCCGAACACATCCATCTGCGCCCTCGAGACATGTACCTGCTGACCGTCAGCAGCTGGCTGGTGGTGTGCATCTTCGCCGCCCTGCCGTTCCTGCTGACCCAACACATCAGCTACACCGATTCGTTCTTCGAAAGCATGTCCGGCATCACCGCCACCGGTTCGACGGTGCTCACGGGCCTGGACACCATGTCTCCCGGCATCCTGATATGGCGCTCATTGCTGCACTGGATCGGCGGGATCGGCTTTATCGGCATGGCGGTCGCGATTCTGCCATTGCTGCGCATCGGTGGCATGCGGCTGTTTCAGACCGAGTCATCAGACCGTTCCGAAAAGGTCATGCCTCGTTCGCACATGGTGGCGCGTTTGATCGTTGCGACCTACGTCGGCATCACCATTTTCGGCAGCCTGGCGTTCTGGTGGGCCGGGATGAGCCCGTTCGACGCCATCAACCATGCGATGTCAGCGATTTCTACCGGAGGCTTCTCGACCTCCGACCAGTCGTTGGCCAAATGGCCGGAGCCTGCGGTGCATTGGGTCGCGATCATCATCATGATTCTTGGCGCCCTGCCGTTCACCCTGTATGTGGCCACGTTGCGCGGTAACCGTCGGGCGCTGATCAAGGATGAACAGGTGCAAGGCTTGCTCGGCATGTTGCTGGTGACCTGGCTGGTGCTCGGCACCTGGTACTGGTGGACCACCCAATTGCACTGGCTGGAGGCCTTGCGGCATGTGGCGCTGAACGTCACTTCGGTGGTGACGACGACAGGTTTTGCACTGGGGGACTACAGCCTCTGGGGCAACTTCTCGCTGATGTTGTTCTTTTATCTGGGGTTTGTTGGCGGCTGCTCGGGCTCGACCGCTGGCGGGATCAAGATTTTCCGCTTCCAGGTGGCCTACATTCTGCTCAAGGCCAACCTTAACCAGTTGATTCACCCGCGCGCGGTGATCAAGCAGAAGTACAACGGCCACCGTCTCGACGAAGAAATCGTACGTTCGATCCTGACCTTTTCGTTCTTTTTCGCCATCACCATTTGCGTGATCGCTCTACTGCTGTCGCTGCTCGGCGTGGACTGGATGACCGCCCTGACCGGTGCGGCCAGCACGGTGTCCGGCGTCGGCCCGGGGTTGGGCGAAACCATTGGCCCGGCGGGTAACTTCGCCAGCCTGCCGGACGCCGCCAAGTGGATTCTCTCGTTCGGCATGCTGCTGGGCCGGCTGGAGATCATTACGGTGTTTGTTCTGTGTATCCCTGCGTTCTGGCGTCACTGA